A stretch of Primulina tabacum isolate GXHZ01 chromosome 13, ASM2559414v2, whole genome shotgun sequence DNA encodes these proteins:
- the LOC142523334 gene encoding mediator of RNA polymerase II transcription subunit 18: MECVVEGIIETQHVEALEILLQGLCGVHRDRLRIHELCLKSVPNLGLVASELRLLCDLEQSETTWTVRHIGGAMKGAGAEQISVLVRNMVESKVSKKALRLFYALGYKLDHELLRVGFAFNFHRGAQIRVAVSSVNKMLKLHATDEAVPLTPGIQLVEVTAPASSENYTEVAAAVSSFCEYLAPLLHLSKPSNSTGVVPTAAAAAASLMSDGGGTTL, translated from the exons ATGGAGTGCGTCGTTGAGGGAATTATAGAAACGCAG CATGTCGAAGCTCTGGAGATTCTTCTTCAAGGACTCTGTGGTGTTCACAGAGACCGTTTAAGGATTCATGAACTATGTTTGAAAAGTGTCCCTAACCTTG GTTTAGTAGCCTCAGAATTACGGCTTTTATGTGATCTCGAGCAATCAGAGACAACATG GACCGTCCGACACATTGGTGGTGCAATGAAAGGTGCTGGTGCTGAGCAAATCTCAGTGCTGGTGAGGAATATGGTGGAGAGCAAAGTAAGCAAAAAAGCTCTTCGCCTATTTTAtgcacttggctacaaattagACCATGAGCTTCTGAGAGTAGGATTTGCCTTCAATTTCCATAGAGGTGCTCAGATAAGAGTTGCCGTCTCTTCAGTCAATAAAATGCTCAAACTTCATGCTACGGATGAGGCAGTGCCTCTTACGCCAGGGATACAGTTAGTTGAAGTGACAGCCCCTGCATCGTCTGAGAACTACACTGAAGTTGCTGCTGCTGTATCATCTTTCTGTGAATATCTTGCACC GCTACTTCATCTTTCAAAACCCAGTAACTCGACTGGAGTTGTTCCTACTGCAGCAGCGGCTGCTGCATCTCTGATGTCTGATGGTGGAGGCACAACACTTTAA
- the LOC142522353 gene encoding LOW QUALITY PROTEIN: amino acid transporter AVT6A-like (The sequence of the model RefSeq protein was modified relative to this genomic sequence to represent the inferred CDS: deleted 1 base in 1 codon): MTTGSIKSTQEKKPRKSKQVVVDEISPLLPTKHEVRDGFDEFNGASFTGAVFNLSTTIVGAGIMALPATMKQLGLILGIALIIFMAFLTEASIEFLLRFSRTSKSASYGGLMGDTFGKYGRILIQICVLVNNVGVLVVYMIIIGDVLSGTTSGGVHNAGVLEGWFGEHWWNTRFFVLLITALVIFAPLAGLKRIDSLRYTSTLSVALAVVFLLITVGITLFKLINGTVLMPRLLPNITDIASFFNLFTTVPVLVTAYICHYNVHSIANELDDSTQIKSVVRTSLLLCSSVYAMTSIFGYLLFGEAILDDVLANFSTDLGIPFGSLLNDTVRVSYAAHLMLVFPIVFYPLRLNIDGLLFPSARPLVSDNSRFALLSIGLIVVIFLGANFIPSIWDAFQFTGATAAVCIGFILPSAVALRDPYGFATNKDKILSIFMIVLAIFSNLVAIYSDAYSLFKKNSPKRE; encoded by the exons atgACCACTGGAAGTATCAAGTCCACGCAAGAAAAAAAGCCAAGAAAGAGCAAGCAAGTAGTCGTCGACGAGATATCCCCATTGTTGCCCACTAAGCATGAGGTAAGGGAT GGGTTCGATGAATTTAATGGAGCTTCGTTTACTGGGGCCGTGTTTAATCTGTCCACGACAATTGTTGGTGCCGGAATAATGGCATTACCTGCGACCATGAAGCAATTGGGACTCATTCTTGGAATTGCTTTGATAATCTTTATGGCATTCTTGACAGAGGCCTCAATTGAGTTTTTGCTTAGGTTTAGTCGGACTTCAAAGTCTGCATCTTATGGAGGACTTATGGGGGATACGTTTGGAAAATATGGCAGGATATTGATTCAAATCTGTGTGTTAGTCAACAACGTAGGTGTGCTTGTTGTGTATATGATTATCATAG GTGATGTGCTTTCTGGAACAACATCCGGAGGAGTCCATAATGCTGGTGTTCTTGAAGGCTGGTTTGGAGAACACTGGTGGAATACACGTTTTTTTGTTCTTCTTATCACCGCCCTTGTCATATTTGCTCCATTGGCAGGCTTAAAGCGAATTG ATTCATTGAGATACACATCTACTCTATCAGTTGCACTGGCCGTTGTATTTCTTCTCATTACTGTTGGGATTACACTCTTTAAGTTGATAAATGGAACTGTTCTGATGCCTAGATTGCTTCCCAATATCACCGACATTGCTTCATTCTTTAACCTCTTCACCACAGTTCCTGTTCTTGTTACCGCATATATATGCCATTACAATG TGCACTCAATAGCCAACGAGCTTGATGATAGCACACAGATTAAGTCTGTTGTTAGAACCTCCCTTCTCCTTTGCTCAAGTGTGTATGCAATGACTAGCATCTTCGGGTACCTCTTATTTGGTGAAGCAATACTTGATGACGTTCTTGCCAATTTCTCTACGGATCTTGGCATTCCATTTGGGTCACTACTCAACGATACTGTCCGTGTTAGCTACGCAGCCCATTTGATGCTCGTTTTTCCCATTGTTTTTTATCCCCTGAGGCTAAACATAGATGGACTCCTATTTCCATCCGCTAGGCCATTGGTGTCAGACAACTCCAGGTTTGCGTTGCTCAGTATTGGGCTCATTGTCGTCATATTTTTGGGTGCAAACTTCATACCAAGCATTTGGGACGCCTTCCAGTTCACTGGAGCTACAGCTGCTGTTTGCATTGGTTTCATCCTTCCATCTGCGGTGGCACTCCG GGACCCGTATGGCTTCGCCACAAATAAGGACAAGATCTTATCTATATTCATGATTGTTTTAGCCATCTTCTCCAATCTGGTGGCCATATACAGTGACGCCTATTCACTATTCAAGAAGAATTCACCAAAACGTGAATAA
- the LOC142522881 gene encoding protein FLX-like 2 isoform X1 has protein sequence MIKNQVQQLIMSSQGRVFPPHLRRPLPGPGAVYPDPYSSAIPPPAAGFPPFEMLPPPEVMEHKLSAQHIEIEKLATENQRLAATHGSLRQDLATAKHDLQLVHSHITDMKSEKEHQTRGIMDKISMMEAELESSKRIKLELQQSRTEAQNLVAVRKELFAKVQQLTRDLQMAHSEAQQIPCLMSELDSLRQEYQHHRATYDYEKKLYHDHLESLQVMEKNNAAMTREVEKLRTELSNSTNFDPRTGIGGSHGGSAGTAGYNGSVPVANYNPAQNTYGAAQGQSPFLGGMTAASAAGGASVNYDPYRGHTGTSYDTQIGNTVAVYDTLRGPAGSAYNAQRGPTEPSYDAQRYSSGPSYDAHRWPSGPGYDAQRGPAGAGYDTQRGLSGSSFGGQSGVNYDMHKVPGHDASSRATTGAQGLAPTNNNASTTPSTRGGSE, from the exons ATGATAAAAAATCAAGTTCAGCAGCTCATTATGTCTAGCCAAGGTAGAGTCTTTCCTCCTCACCTTCGTCGTCCACTGCCTGGCCCTGGTGCAGTGTATCCCGATCCTTATAGTTCGGCAATTCCTCCACCAGCTGCTGGTTTCCCTCCTTTTGAAATGTTACCGCCTCCTGAGGTAATGGAACACAAGCTTTCTGCACAACATATTGAGATAGAGAAACTTGCTACGGAAAACCAAAGGCTAGCGGCTACTCATGGGTCTCTAAGACAAGATCTTGCTACAGCCAAGCATGACCTGCAATTAGTACATTCTCACATCACGGATATGAAGTCTGAGAAGGAACATCAGACTAGAGGAATTATGGATAAAATTTCAATGATGGAGGCTGAACTTGAAAGTTCAAAGCGCATTAAGTTGGAGTTGCAGCAATCAAGGACTGAGGCTCAGAACTTAGTAGCTGTGAGGAAGGAGTTGTTTGCCAAGGTGCAGCAGCTTACTCGTGATCTTCAGATGGCTCACTCGGAAGCACAACAGATTCCTTGTCTGATGTCTGAGCTTGACAGTTTGAGACAGGAGTATCAGCATCACAG GGCTACCTATGATTATGAGAAGAAGTTGTATCATGATCATTTGGAATCTCTTCAAGTGATGGAGAAGAACAATGCGGCAATGACGAGAGAAGTGGAAAAGCTCAGAACAGAGTTATCTAACTCCACAAACTTTGATCCTCGAACAGGCATAG GAGGGTCACATGGTGGTTCTGCTGGAACTGCTGGATACAATGGAAGTGTTCCTGTGGCGAACTATAACCCAGCCCAAAATACCTATGGTGCTGCTCAG GGCCAAAGTCCCTTTTTGGGAGGTATGACTGCTGCCAGTGCTGCTGGCGGGGCATCTGTTAACTATGATCCTTACAGAGGCCACACTGGAACAAGTTATGATACCCAAATAGGCAACACTGTTGCTGTTTATGACACCCTTAGAGGACCAGCCGGATCTGCTTACAATGCTCAGAGAGGACCAACCGAACCTAGTTACGATGCGCAGAGATACTCATCTGGACCTAGTTACGATGCTCATAGATGGCCATCAGGACCTGGATACGATGCTCAAAGGGGACCAGCTGGAGCTGGTTATGATACCCAAAGAGGACTATCTGGGTCCAGTTTTGGTGGACAAAGCGGAGTTAATTATGATATGCACAAAGTCCCGGGCCACGATGCATCATCAAGAGCTACTACAGGGGCTCAAGGACTGGCACCGACGAACAATAATGCATCTACTACACCGAGCACAAGGGGTGGATCAGAATGA
- the LOC142522881 gene encoding protein FLX-like 2 isoform X2 → MIKNQVQQLIMSSQGRVFPPHLRRPLPGPGAVYPDPYSSAIPPPAAGFPPFEMLPPPEVMEHKLSAQHIEIEKLATENQRLAATHGSLRQDLATAKHDLQLVHSHITDMKSEKEHQTRGIMDKISMMEAELESSKRIKLELQQSRTEAQNLVAVRKELFAKVQQLTRDLQMAHSEAQQIPCLMSELDSLRQEYQHHRATYDYEKKLYHDHLESLQVMEKNNAAMTREVEKLRTELSNSTNFDPRTGGSHGGSAGTAGYNGSVPVANYNPAQNTYGAAQGQSPFLGGMTAASAAGGASVNYDPYRGHTGTSYDTQIGNTVAVYDTLRGPAGSAYNAQRGPTEPSYDAQRYSSGPSYDAHRWPSGPGYDAQRGPAGAGYDTQRGLSGSSFGGQSGVNYDMHKVPGHDASSRATTGAQGLAPTNNNASTTPSTRGGSE, encoded by the exons ATGATAAAAAATCAAGTTCAGCAGCTCATTATGTCTAGCCAAGGTAGAGTCTTTCCTCCTCACCTTCGTCGTCCACTGCCTGGCCCTGGTGCAGTGTATCCCGATCCTTATAGTTCGGCAATTCCTCCACCAGCTGCTGGTTTCCCTCCTTTTGAAATGTTACCGCCTCCTGAGGTAATGGAACACAAGCTTTCTGCACAACATATTGAGATAGAGAAACTTGCTACGGAAAACCAAAGGCTAGCGGCTACTCATGGGTCTCTAAGACAAGATCTTGCTACAGCCAAGCATGACCTGCAATTAGTACATTCTCACATCACGGATATGAAGTCTGAGAAGGAACATCAGACTAGAGGAATTATGGATAAAATTTCAATGATGGAGGCTGAACTTGAAAGTTCAAAGCGCATTAAGTTGGAGTTGCAGCAATCAAGGACTGAGGCTCAGAACTTAGTAGCTGTGAGGAAGGAGTTGTTTGCCAAGGTGCAGCAGCTTACTCGTGATCTTCAGATGGCTCACTCGGAAGCACAACAGATTCCTTGTCTGATGTCTGAGCTTGACAGTTTGAGACAGGAGTATCAGCATCACAG GGCTACCTATGATTATGAGAAGAAGTTGTATCATGATCATTTGGAATCTCTTCAAGTGATGGAGAAGAACAATGCGGCAATGACGAGAGAAGTGGAAAAGCTCAGAACAGAGTTATCTAACTCCACAAACTTTGATCCTCGAACAG GAGGGTCACATGGTGGTTCTGCTGGAACTGCTGGATACAATGGAAGTGTTCCTGTGGCGAACTATAACCCAGCCCAAAATACCTATGGTGCTGCTCAG GGCCAAAGTCCCTTTTTGGGAGGTATGACTGCTGCCAGTGCTGCTGGCGGGGCATCTGTTAACTATGATCCTTACAGAGGCCACACTGGAACAAGTTATGATACCCAAATAGGCAACACTGTTGCTGTTTATGACACCCTTAGAGGACCAGCCGGATCTGCTTACAATGCTCAGAGAGGACCAACCGAACCTAGTTACGATGCGCAGAGATACTCATCTGGACCTAGTTACGATGCTCATAGATGGCCATCAGGACCTGGATACGATGCTCAAAGGGGACCAGCTGGAGCTGGTTATGATACCCAAAGAGGACTATCTGGGTCCAGTTTTGGTGGACAAAGCGGAGTTAATTATGATATGCACAAAGTCCCGGGCCACGATGCATCATCAAGAGCTACTACAGGGGCTCAAGGACTGGCACCGACGAACAATAATGCATCTACTACACCGAGCACAAGGGGTGGATCAGAATGA